A single Arcobacter sp. FWKO B DNA region contains:
- the lpxC gene encoding UDP-3-O-acyl-N-acetylglucosamine deacetylase, whose protein sequence is MKQRTIKKPIEIVGIGLHKGVPVSMKLEPLESDMGIVFYRKDEGVSIPLLPENVVDTKMATVIGKNGIKISTIEHLLSAIYAYGIDNLRIVLDNDEVPVLDGSSSGYCMLIDEVGIKELDKTKKVMIIKKEITVKDGNKFVTLKPSGNIIFDFAIKFDHPVIGEQQYHFDYSLKEYKENISRARTFGFLHEVQYLRSVGLALGGSLENAIVLDENKVLNPEGLRYDDEFVRHKILDAIGDLSLLGYTVVGEYNAMAGSHHLNHLLTKKVLESKENYEIVDLEVAIAHQEMFEVAYARS, encoded by the coding sequence ATGAAACAAAGAACTATTAAAAAACCAATAGAAATTGTAGGAATAGGCTTACACAAAGGTGTTCCTGTGTCTATGAAACTAGAACCATTAGAGAGTGATATGGGTATAGTTTTTTATAGAAAAGATGAAGGTGTTAGTATCCCTTTACTTCCTGAGAATGTTGTAGATACAAAAATGGCTACTGTAATAGGTAAAAATGGTATAAAGATTTCAACAATAGAACATTTATTATCAGCTATTTATGCATATGGAATAGATAATTTAAGAATTGTACTTGATAATGATGAGGTACCAGTTCTTGATGGTAGCAGTAGTGGATATTGTATGTTAATAGATGAAGTAGGGATAAAAGAGCTCGACAAAACAAAAAAAGTAATGATTATAAAAAAAGAGATAACTGTAAAAGATGGAAATAAGTTTGTAACACTAAAACCCTCTGGAAATATTATTTTTGATTTTGCTATAAAGTTTGACCATCCTGTTATTGGAGAGCAACAATATCACTTTGACTATAGTTTAAAAGAGTATAAAGAAAATATTTCAAGAGCAAGAACTTTTGGCTTTTTGCATGAAGTTCAATATCTAAGAAGTGTAGGATTGGCTCTTGGTGGAAGTCTTGAAAACGCTATAGTTTTAGATGAAAATAAAGTTTTAAATCCTGAAGGTTTAAGATATGATGATGAGTTTGTAAGACATAAAATACTTGATGCAATAGGTGACTTATCTCTTCTTGGCTATACTGTAGTTGGAGAGTACAATGCAATGGCTGGAAGTCATCATCTAAATCACTTACTTACTAAAAAAGTATTAGAATCAAAAGAAAACTATGAAATAGTTGATTTGGAAGTTGCTATAGCTCATCAAGAGATGTTTGAGGTAGCATATGCAAGAAGTTGA